The following are encoded in a window of Nitrospirota bacterium genomic DNA:
- the glgC gene encoding glucose-1-phosphate adenylyltransferase, translating to MQNIFTMVLAGGKGERLQPLTEHRAKPAVPFGGKYRIIDFTLSNCLNSGLRKVAVLIQYKSHSLDRHIRTGWNILNAELGEYIASIPPQQRISEEWYQGTADAVHQNLFLLDNEQPDYVLILAGDHIYKMDYMEMFHWLLAKGADAVVGAIDIPIEEAHRFGVIGVDEDFRITDFIEKPAHAPSIPNDPTKAFGSMGIYLFRTKVLREYLIADAQEGGSHDFGKNIIPRMIRDRRVYAYNFVDANNKDVKYWRDIGTLDAYWEANLDLVSVDPQFNLYDQQWPIRTYQGQYPPAKFVFAQDYQGGRMGVALDSIVCGGCIVSGGRVQNSVLSPNVRVLDHADVRESIVMENVVIGEQSRIKRAIIDKDVVIPPNTEIGYDRAADAQRFTVTESGLVVISKGMKLHASLDSSS from the coding sequence ATGCAGAACATTTTCACCATGGTGCTGGCGGGAGGAAAGGGCGAACGGCTTCAGCCTCTCACCGAACATCGCGCCAAGCCGGCGGTGCCCTTTGGTGGAAAGTATCGCATCATCGATTTCACGCTCAGCAACTGTCTCAATTCCGGACTGCGCAAAGTCGCCGTCCTCATCCAGTACAAGTCCCACTCGCTCGATCGTCACATCCGCACGGGCTGGAACATCTTGAATGCCGAACTCGGCGAATACATCGCCTCGATTCCACCCCAGCAACGGATCAGCGAAGAATGGTATCAAGGCACGGCCGACGCGGTGCACCAAAACCTGTTCCTCCTCGACAACGAACAACCGGACTATGTCCTGATCCTGGCCGGCGACCACATCTACAAAATGGACTATATGGAGATGTTCCATTGGCTCCTCGCCAAAGGCGCCGATGCCGTGGTCGGGGCCATCGATATCCCGATTGAAGAGGCCCATCGCTTCGGGGTGATCGGCGTGGACGAAGACTTCCGGATTACGGACTTCATCGAGAAACCGGCGCATGCGCCGTCGATCCCCAACGATCCAACCAAGGCCTTTGGCTCGATGGGCATCTACCTGTTTCGCACCAAGGTCCTCCGTGAGTACTTGATTGCCGACGCGCAAGAGGGCGGCAGTCACGACTTCGGGAAAAATATTATTCCGCGTATGATTCGCGATCGCCGTGTCTATGCCTACAACTTTGTCGACGCGAACAACAAAGACGTGAAGTATTGGCGCGACATCGGCACCCTGGACGCCTACTGGGAAGCGAACCTGGACCTCGTCTCGGTGGATCCCCAGTTTAATCTCTACGACCAGCAGTGGCCGATTCGCACCTATCAAGGACAATATCCACCTGCCAAATTCGTCTTCGCGCAAGACTATCAAGGCGGCAGAATGGGCGTGGCGTTGGATTCCATCGTCTGCGGCGGCTGCATCGTCTCGGGTGGCCGGGTGCAAAACTCGGTGCTCTCACCAAACGTCCGCGTGCTGGACCATGCCGACGTGCGTGAATCGATCGTCATGGAAAACGTCGTCATCGGCGAACAGAGCCGGATCAAACGGGCCATCATCGATAAGGATGTCGTCATCCCGCCCAATACGGAAATCGGGTACGACCGGGCGGCCGATGCACAGCGATTTACCGTCACCGAATCCGGCCTCGTCGTGATTTCAAAGGGAATGAAACTGCATGCCTCCCTCGATTCATCCAGTTGA